A DNA window from Chlamydia felis Fe/C-56 contains the following coding sequences:
- a CDS encoding ribonucleotide-diphosphate reductase subunit beta, with amino-acid sequence MEADILEGKSKRVQLNSKRLVNCNQVDVNQLVPIKYKWAWEHYLNGCANNWLPTEVPMARDIDLWKSNELSEDERRVILLNLGFFSTAESLVGNNIVLAIFKHITNPEVRQYLLRQAFEEAVHTHTFLYICESLGLDESEVFNAYNERATIKAKDDFQMDLTRDVLDPNFSTHTIENLRQFIKNLVGYYIIMEGIFFYSGFVMILSFHRQNKMTGIGEQYQYILRDETIHLNFGIDLINGIKEENPEVWSQQLQDEIVDLIQKAVDLEIEYARDCLPRGILGLRSSMFIDYVRHIADRRLERIGLKPIYNSKNPFPWMSETIDLNKEKNFFETRVTEYQTAANLNW; translated from the coding sequence ATGGAAGCAGATATTTTAGAAGGTAAATCAAAACGCGTACAATTAAATAGCAAACGTTTGGTTAATTGTAATCAGGTGGACGTGAATCAGCTAGTCCCCATTAAGTATAAATGGGCTTGGGAACATTATTTAAATGGTTGTGCAAATAACTGGTTGCCAACAGAAGTCCCAATGGCTCGCGATATTGACTTATGGAAATCTAATGAACTTTCCGAAGATGAACGTCGAGTGATTCTTTTAAACTTAGGATTTTTCAGTACAGCAGAGAGTTTAGTAGGGAATAACATTGTATTGGCTATTTTTAAGCACATTACAAATCCTGAAGTACGTCAATATTTATTGAGACAAGCTTTCGAAGAAGCTGTGCATACTCATACTTTTCTTTATATCTGTGAGTCTTTAGGACTAGATGAATCCGAAGTTTTCAATGCTTATAACGAGCGCGCGACTATCAAGGCTAAGGATGATTTCCAAATGGATTTGACCAGGGATGTTTTGGACCCTAATTTCTCTACACATACTATAGAGAATTTGCGCCAATTTATTAAAAACTTAGTGGGCTATTACATCATTATGGAGGGGATTTTCTTCTATAGTGGTTTTGTCATGATCCTTTCTTTCCATCGTCAAAATAAGATGACGGGAATCGGGGAACAGTATCAGTACATTTTACGCGATGAAACTATTCATTTGAATTTCGGTATTGATCTTATCAACGGTATTAAAGAAGAAAATCCTGAAGTATGGTCTCAACAACTTCAAGACGAAATCGTTGATCTTATCCAGAAAGCCGTGGATTTAGAAATCGAATATGCTAGAGATTGTTTGCCACGAGGCATTCTAGGACTAAGATCTTCGATGTTCATTGACTATGTCCGTCATATTGCTGATCGCCGTTTGGAGAGAATCGGTTTGAAACCTATCTATAATTCTAAAAATCCATTCCCATGGATGAGTGAAACTATAGATCTTAATAAAGAGAAAAACTTTTTTGAAACTCGCGTAACAGAATACCAAACCGCAGCGAATTTAAATTGGTAA
- the trmB gene encoding tRNA (guanosine(46)-N7)-methyltransferase TrmB gives MKPQDLKVPFFWEERSTKIKDNVLYVPEHYFKHHQFIMPSWEEFFGNDNPISCELCSGNGDWVVAQAKETPEVNWIAVEKRFDRVRKIWSKMHNCRVTNLRIVCGDAQTFFLHYLGEAVVQRIIVNFPDPWPKSRHRKHRLFQDEFLNNVVRVLTEPGILILATDDKNYLLQAIQIMRQYLSPTMEDPYYCEVENYGNSWFETLWRSKGREIFYTEFVKKLGYS, from the coding sequence ATGAAACCCCAAGATTTAAAAGTTCCTTTTTTCTGGGAAGAACGTAGTACCAAAATTAAGGACAACGTTCTCTACGTCCCAGAGCATTATTTCAAGCATCATCAATTTATCATGCCATCTTGGGAAGAGTTTTTTGGAAATGACAATCCTATTTCCTGCGAGCTCTGCTCAGGAAATGGTGATTGGGTTGTTGCCCAAGCTAAAGAAACTCCTGAGGTGAATTGGATAGCTGTTGAGAAGCGGTTTGATAGGGTAAGAAAAATCTGGTCAAAAATGCATAATTGTCGGGTTACTAACCTGAGAATTGTTTGCGGTGATGCGCAAACATTTTTCCTTCACTATCTAGGAGAAGCAGTAGTACAACGTATAATTGTTAATTTCCCCGATCCATGGCCAAAGTCGCGTCATCGTAAACACCGTTTATTTCAGGATGAGTTCTTAAACAATGTCGTCAGAGTACTAACAGAGCCTGGAATACTTATTCTTGCCACAGATGATAAAAACTATCTTCTTCAAGCAATACAAATCATGAGACAATATTTGAGTCCTACTATGGAAGACCCCTACTATTGTGAAGTAGAGAATTACGGGAATTCTTGGTTTGAAACGTTGTGGAGATCCAAAGGTCGAGAAATCTTTTATACAGAATTTGTAAAGAAGTTGGGATATAGCTGA